The Novosphingobium terrae genome has a window encoding:
- a CDS encoding TonB-dependent receptor, translating into MKTISMLRAGLWLAGSSLCALSAPAFAAAPVPAEAPAVDPAADTEQLTDIIVTAEKRPQSLQTTPIAISVLGAQDIANRHITSLLDLGDGAIPSLKVAPFYSRNSALVMNIRGIGVLSDSNQPARDQGVGIYIDGVYMGRAQGLGTAIYDVENIEVLKGPQGTLFGRNTEGGAVNITTKKPSGEFKANMTAGFGNYGSYKGEVHLDLPAWHDIAVKLDGVVAHRDAMVKNPLEGQYGFNYYNKRGLHVEALWKPAPNFSADYAYDNSYDASTPLYLQLLSAPTSSSVKLAAAATVQATRADSANVGVPQQLSVGKTWGHRLTLEWEAAPKITLKSISSYRNLNQSQYDNGSAATTMVISTASNFTNANFSRYSLAQFRQNQVSQELQLIGEVPHLKFVAGALFYQEKVQDNAQAFYTNQFTNAAGSTYIIKTYDINTVSIDRASHVTATSLGAFGQATYTPPLLNDHLHLTGGLRFTRDKKVGQLFIINGATPTVNGVTAPQQLNAAWSRVDPMVNLAYDLTRDMHVYGKWSTGYKSGGANSRSLTYAPFNPETVSMFEIGAKTEFLNRHARLNVAAYTGSYKDIQLDFQATYQQFDANGNLITTGTRTTTETYNAPGTGRLKGVEAELTLIPITGLTLTGSYAYTKVKIPATANPFRQSNGTINTLPIPIYPVYTPTNSASASITYEIPSNGFTLRGHMDFNYDNGFYQGYTDPVYTGPNAAGNVYQPKGDSAFIVNGRIAFADIDLGQGGAKLTVSGWARNLLNEQHVFYKAFSSTVGMNGFYNEARTYGLEANIRF; encoded by the coding sequence TATCACCTCGCTGCTCGATCTGGGCGATGGTGCCATTCCCTCGCTCAAGGTTGCGCCCTTCTATTCGCGCAATTCCGCGCTGGTGATGAACATCCGCGGCATCGGCGTTCTGTCGGACTCCAACCAGCCCGCGCGCGATCAGGGCGTGGGCATCTACATCGACGGCGTCTATATGGGCCGCGCTCAGGGCCTGGGCACGGCGATCTATGATGTCGAGAACATCGAGGTGCTGAAGGGCCCGCAGGGCACGCTGTTCGGCCGCAACACCGAGGGCGGCGCGGTGAACATCACCACCAAGAAGCCCAGCGGTGAGTTCAAGGCCAACATGACCGCCGGTTTCGGCAATTACGGCTCCTACAAGGGCGAAGTCCATCTCGACCTGCCCGCCTGGCATGACATTGCCGTCAAGCTCGACGGCGTGGTCGCTCATCGCGATGCCATGGTGAAGAACCCGCTCGAAGGCCAGTATGGCTTCAACTACTACAACAAGCGCGGGCTGCATGTCGAAGCGCTGTGGAAGCCGGCCCCCAATTTCAGCGCCGACTATGCCTATGATAACTCCTACGACGCCTCGACCCCGCTGTATCTCCAGCTGCTCTCGGCGCCCACCTCCAGCTCGGTCAAGCTGGCTGCTGCCGCCACGGTGCAGGCCACCCGCGCCGACAGCGCCAATGTCGGCGTGCCTCAGCAGCTCAGCGTGGGCAAGACCTGGGGCCACCGCCTGACGCTGGAATGGGAAGCCGCGCCCAAGATCACGCTGAAGTCGATCAGCTCCTACCGCAATCTGAACCAGAGCCAGTATGACAATGGCTCGGCGGCCACCACCATGGTGATCTCGACCGCCAGCAACTTCACCAATGCCAATTTCTCGCGCTATTCGCTGGCGCAGTTCCGCCAGAATCAGGTCAGCCAGGAGCTGCAGCTGATTGGCGAGGTGCCGCATCTGAAATTCGTGGCCGGCGCCCTGTTCTATCAGGAAAAGGTGCAGGACAACGCTCAGGCCTTCTACACCAACCAGTTCACCAATGCGGCGGGCAGCACCTACATCATAAAGACTTACGACATCAACACGGTCTCGATCGACCGCGCCAGCCATGTCACCGCCACCAGCCTCGGCGCCTTCGGTCAGGCGACCTACACGCCGCCCCTCCTCAACGATCATCTGCATCTGACCGGCGGCCTGCGCTTCACGCGGGACAAGAAGGTTGGCCAGCTGTTCATCATCAACGGCGCCACGCCGACGGTGAACGGCGTCACCGCGCCCCAGCAGCTGAACGCCGCCTGGTCGCGTGTCGATCCAATGGTCAATCTGGCCTATGACCTGACCCGTGACATGCATGTCTATGGCAAGTGGAGCACCGGCTACAAATCGGGCGGCGCCAATTCACGCTCTCTGACCTATGCGCCGTTCAACCCCGAGACGGTCTCGATGTTCGAAATCGGCGCCAAGACGGAATTCCTCAACCGCCATGCGCGCCTCAACGTGGCCGCCTACACCGGCAGCTACAAGGACATTCAGCTCGATTTTCAGGCGACCTATCAGCAGTTTGACGCCAATGGCAATCTGATCACCACCGGCACCCGCACCACCACCGAAACCTACAATGCGCCCGGCACGGGCCGCCTGAAGGGCGTGGAAGCAGAGCTGACCCTGATCCCCATCACCGGCCTGACGCTGACAGGCAGCTATGCCTATACGAAGGTGAAGATCCCCGCCACGGCCAATCCCTTCCGCCAGTCCAACGGCACGATCAACACGCTGCCGATCCCGATCTATCCGGTCTACACGCCGACCAATTCGGCCAGCGCCTCGATCACCTATGAAATTCCTTCCAATGGTTTCACCCTGCGCGGCCATATGGACTTCAATTACGACAATGGCTTCTATCAGGGCTACACCGACCCCGTTTACACCGGCCCCAATGCTGCCGGGAACGTCTATCAGCCCAAGGGTGACAGCGCCTTTATCGTCAATGGCCGCATCGCCTTTGCCGATATCGATCTGGGCCAGGGCGGCGCCAAGCTGACCGTTTCGGGCTGGGCGCGCAATTTGCTCAATGAGCAGCATGTCTTTTACAAGGCCTTCAGCAGCACGGTGGGCATGAACGGCTTTTACAATGAAGCACGCACCTATGGCCTGGAGGCCAACATCAGGTTCTAA